The following are from one region of the Coffea eugenioides isolate CCC68of chromosome 2, Ceug_1.0, whole genome shotgun sequence genome:
- the LOC113759981 gene encoding protein FAR1-RELATED SEQUENCE 5-like, which yields MEFNSEKDAYKFYNKYVFKMDFSIRKDYLNKDKETVTTSRRYSCCKKCVKLNYEGDVMPKKIRALTKIGCGAKMIIVLHGETMKYRVHDFVLNYNHKLQIVQYSHMMPSQRKVSEVQGFQTEISEDARLLLKQSHELIGKEAGMLIDYNFFGDVVTFDTTYKTNKEYRPLGVFVGFNQHRQIVIFSAALMYDETIDSFKWVFGTFLEVMCGKHPNTILTDQDHAMATTHLLVMPQTFHGLYTFHIKRNFMKHLGNHYKENSDVPYIFGACMYEIEEVKQFNRVWEAMMKKHNLEDNEWLSGLYRICDKWTRCMMKENLTTGMRSTQLSESLNAAIKNYLKLDHDLVQFFRHFNRVVDEKRNNELTAEYEMRQKLPMIRLRQTPMLMHASETYSPTIFVTFQNEYCESTAMVI from the exons ATGGAGTTCAATAGTGAAAAGGATGCGTATAAATTTTACAACAAATATGTCTTTAAAATGGATTTTAGCATACGCAAAGACTATTTAAATAAAGACAAAGAAACTGTAACCACGTCTAGGAGATATAGTTGCTGCAAGAAATGTGTGAAACTCAATTATGAAGGTGATGTGATGCCAAAAAAGATACGGGCGCTGACAAAAATAGGGTGTGGAGCTAAAATGATTATCGTGTTGCATGGAGAGACAATGAAGTACCGTGTGCATGACTTTGTCTTAAATTATAaccataaattgcaaattgTTCAATATTCGCACATGATGCCATCACAAAGAAAAGTGAGTGAGGTTCAAGGATTCCAAACTGAAATAAGCGAGGATGCCAGACTTTTACTGAAACAGAGCCATGAGCTTATAGGAAAGGAGGCAG GAATGTTAATTGACTACAACTTTTTTGGAGACGTAGTCACATTTGACACAActtacaaaacaaataaagaataccGGCCACTTGGAGTATTTGTGGGTTTTAACCAGCATAGGCAAATTGTGATATTTAGTGCTGCCCTTATGTATGATGAGACGATAGATTCTTTCAAATGGGTGTTTGGTACATTTCTAGAAGTAATGTGCGGAAAGCATCCAAATACCATACTAACCGACCAAGATCACGCCATGGCAACCACTCATTTACTTGTGATGCCCCAAACATTTCACGGTCTATATACGTTTCATATAAAGCGTAATTTTATGAAACATCTCGGTAATCACTACAAGGAAAATAGTGATGTTCCATATATATTTGGTGCCTGCATGTATGAGATCGAAGAAGTGAAACAATTCAACAGGGTGTGGGAGGCAATGATGAAGAAACACAATCTTGAAGATAATGAATGGCTTTCTGGGCTGTATCGAATTTGTGATAAATGGACAAGATGCATGATGAAAGAAAATTTGACCACGGGAATGCGAAGCACCCAACTTAGCGAAAGCCTAAATGCAgcaattaaaaattatttaaaactGGACCACGACCTTGTCCAGTTCTTTAGACATTTCAATCGCGTGgttgatgaaaagagaaataatgaaCTCACCGCAGAATATGAAATGAGGCAAAAACTCCCCATGATACGGTTGAGGCAAACACCTATGCTTATGCATGCATCAGAGACGTATTCACCTACCATATTTGTTACATTCCAGAATGAATATTGTGAGTCAACAGCTATGGTTATTTAG
- the LOC113754743 gene encoding transcription termination factor MTERF2, chloroplastic, protein MSSKFLAIPVPRNVSFAISDLNHHHHHRHRHASSIFLLPAIFFNSKKWSPACTSPLILPIPRKIALHPLPSLPPSSSSSFFCNEEEEEETAREAVRQYLEQEVGVSKDESLRISSSSPKYIAMLIHSVQDLDQLSSSSGELAFWSSGAPLSFMDKIYQMAKRKGDKGMLPYLESIGLTLSSASHLARYLSSRTLPTLIHQVKYVKEIFFSDSDDQGLIGKYARTMMMNLSISVDEDVQQTLSFFEKIQARRGGLNLLGSWDASFPQLIESFPGLLQLPIESHVKLMVEFLHHIGVPEGCLGKLFLLFPPLIFYDIEKEVKPRLLALRKVGAEDTDFGMLLLKYPWILSTSILENCENVLDFFDKEKVPQDSVTNAIKFWPLLLGCSINKLKVMVEHFSELHIANKKLGRIIARSPRLLLQKPEEFLEVVLFFKDLGLDKASVGRILARRPEIFAGSIEETLKRKLAFISSIGVSRNQLPRVIKKYPDFFVCDVDRALRPRMMYLMQIGLSKKDVGFMVRRFSPLLGYSIKNVLRPKTQFLVDVMEKPLSDLVDYPRYFSYSLEKKIKPRFWVLKGRNLECSLKDMLNKNDEEFAAEFMGVGRRLASPIE, encoded by the exons ATGTCATCGAAATTTCTTGCCATCCCTGTCCCTAGAAATGTTTCCTTTGCAATCTCTGACCTGAATCATCACCATCATCATCGTCATCGTCATGCTTCTAGTATCTTCCTCCTACCAGCCATTTTCTTTAATTCCAAAAAATGGTCTCCAGCTTGTACCTCTCCTTTGATTTTACCAATTCCAAGGAAGATAGCCCTTCATCCCCTGCCCTCGCTGCCGCCATCATCGTCGTCTTCTTTCTTCTGTAatgaggaggaggaagaagagaCAGCAAGAGAGGCCGTGCGGCAGTATCTTGAGCAAGAAGTCGGTGTTTCAAAGGATGAATCTCTTCGAATCTCTTCCAGCTCTCCCAAGTACATTGCCATGTTGATTCACAGTGTTCAAGACCTCGACCAATTGTCCTCCTCCTCTGGTGAACTAGCATTTTGGTCCTCTGGTGCCCCTCTATCCTTTATGGACAAGATTTACCAAATGGCCAAAAGAAAAGGCGATAAGGGTATGCTCCCCTACTTGGAGAGCATTGGACTTACTCTCTCTTCTGCTTCCCACTTAGCTCGATATCTCTCCTCCCGTACACTTCCTACCCTAATTCATCAG GTTAAGTATGTGAAGGAAATCTTCTTTTCTGACAGTGATGATCAAGGGCTTATTGGGAAGTATGCCCGCACCATGATGATGAACCTATCGATTTCTGTAGATGAGGATGTGCAGCAAACTCTGTCTTTTTTCGAGAAG ATTCAAGCACGGCGTGGAGGTCTGAATTTGTTGGGTTCCTGGGATGCGTCGTTCCCACAGCTTATTGAATCATTTCCTGGCCTTCTGCAGCTACCTATAGAATCCCATGTGAAGTTAATGGTGGAATTCCTTCACCATATTGGTGTTCCTGAGGGTTGCTTGGGAAAATTATTTCTGTTGTTTCCACCCCTAATATTCTATGACATTGAGAAGGAAGTTAAACCAAGACTGCTGGCCCTACGAAAG GTTGGTGCAGAAGATACTGATTTTGGCATGCTATTGCTCAAGTATCCATGGATTCTTTCCACAAGCATTCTTGAAAACTGTGAAAACGTGTTAGATTTCTTTGATAAGGAGAAG GTACCACAAGACAGTGTTACTAATGCAATAAAATTCTGGCCACTTCTATTGGGTTGCTCAATCAATAAGCTGAAGGTGATGGTGGAACATTTCAGTGAATTACACATTGCAAATAAAAAGTTGGGTCGAATAATTGCTAGGAGTCCTCGACTGCTGCTGCAGAAACCTGAGGAATTTCTTGAG GTGGTATTGTTCTTTAAAGATCTGGGCCTTGACAAGGCAAGTGTTGGTAGGATACTTGCTCGCCGTCCTGAGATATTTGCTGGAAGCATTGAGGAAACTCTTAAGAGAAAGCTTGCTTTCATCTCCAGCATAGGAGTTTCTAGAAATCAGCTCCCAcgagttattaaaaaatatccAGATTTTTTTGTCTGTGATGTTGATCGCGCTCTACGTCCTAG GATGATGTACTTGATGCAGATTGGTCTATCAAAGAAGGATGTGGGGTTTATGGTCCGTAGATTCTCTCCATTGCTTGGTTACAGCATTAAAAATGTTTTGAGGCCTAAGACACAGTTCCTTGTAGACGTTATGGAAAAGCCATTGAGTGACTTGGTTGACTATCCGAGGTACTTCAGTTACTCGTTGGAGAAGAAGATAAAACCGAGATTTTGGGTGCTGAAAGGCAGAAATTTGGAATGTAGCTTGAAAGACATGTTGAATAAAAATGATGAGGAGTTTGCAGCTGAGTTTATGGGTGTTGGAAGGAGGCTTGCCTCACCAATTGAATGA